In Paenibacillus sp., the sequence TCGCCGATGCCCTTCACGCCCGGGTAGTTGTCGCTGCTGTCGCCAATCAGCCCCTTGAGATCGATCACCTGCGCCGGCTTCAGCTGCTTCTCCTCGTACAACAGCGCTTCGTCGTACACCGCGTAATTGCCGAACCCTTTTTTCAACATAACGACCTTCACGCGCTCGGTGACGAGCTGCAGCAAATCGTGGTCGCCCGTCAAAATGAGCACGTCCATCTCTTCTCCGTACTTGCGGGCGATCGTGCCGATGCAGTCGTCCGCTTCGTACCCGAGCACTCCGACGTTCGGGACGTCCATCGCCTCAACGACTTCCTTCACGAGGTCGAACTGCGGGATGAGGTCGTCCGGCGCCTCCGGGCGGTTGCCTTTGTAGGCGGCGTAGCGCTCCGTGCGGAACGTGCGGCTGCTCATGTCCCAGCAGACGGCGACGTGAGTAGGCTCATATGTACGAACCGCATCGAATAAATAGCGGACGAATCCGTGGATCGCGTTGACCGGCACGCCCGATTTCGTCTTGCGAACGTAGCCGCCGTACGCGGAAGCGAAATAGGCGCGAAACAGCACCGCCATGCCGTCGACCAATAACAACGAATTGGACACTTTGGAACATTCCCCTTTGCCTGCATGTTGGTTCCTGCTTTTCTAGCATTATAGCATAGAAGGCTAGTAAGAAACCGTTAAACCATGCTCCCGGAAAAAGGTACCGATTCGGCGAGCCGCTTCCAGCAATTTCGACTCTTCCTGCACGAGGCCGATGCGCACATATCCTTCTCCTTCGACACCGTACTCGCTGCCCGGCACGACAACGACTCCGGTTCGGCGACAAATTTCCTGGGAAATTTGTCGAGATGTCCACCCTTCGGGGATGCGCGCCCAGATGAACATCGTCGCTTTCGGCTTCGGGACATGCCATCCGGCCTCCCGCATCGCTTCGACAAAGACGTCGCGCCGGGACTCGTACACCGCCGCCGCTTTCGCGCCCTCGTTCGACAGATCCGCCGCGAACGCGCGGATGCCGGCCTCCTGCGCGGCGAGGAACACGCCGTAATCGAGGTTCGACTTCAGCGCGCGAAGCGCCTGCACCGCCTGCGCGTTGCCCACGGCGTACGCGAGGCGGAGCCCGGCCAAGTTAAAGCTTTTCGACACCGAGTGGAATTCGATCGCGACGTCCTTCGCGCCCGGCAGCTCGAGCACGCTCATCGGCTTGTAGCCGTCGAACGCGAGCTCCGAATACGCAGCGTCGTGAACGATTAAGATGTTATATTTTTTAGCGAACGAAATTAACGTTTCATAGAACGAACGATCCGCGACGGCGCCGAGCGGATTGCTCGGGTAATTGACGACGATCAGCTTCGCGCGGCGGGCGACGTCTTCGGGAATCGCATCGAAATCGATCAGGAAGCCGTTGCTCTCTCGCAGCGGCACCGGGTACGCTTCGACGCCCGCGACGACGAGGCCCGCGCCGTAGATCGGGTAGCCCGGATCCGGCACGATGGCGAGATCGCCCGGGTTCGTGACCGCGAGCGCCAGGTGGCCGAGGCCGTCCTGCGAGCCCATCAGCACGGTTGCTTCGCTTGCGGGATCGATGTCGATGCCGAAGCGGTGAGCGAGCCAGTCGCAAGCGGCGCGCCGGAACGCAAGGCTCCCCTCCGACGTCGGGTAGCCGTACACGTCTTCGCGAAGCGCCGCCTCCGACAGCGTTCGCCGCACCGGTTCGACAGGCGGCTTGTCGGGGCTGCCGATGCCGAGATCGATAATGTCGAAACCCGCCGCGACCGCTTCGGCCTTCCACTCCGCGATTTCGCTGAAAATCGACGAGCCGAGCCGCCGCAGCCGGTCGGACGGCTGCACGATCATGGCCATACCTCCGCGAACTGCTCTTCCTTGTAACCGACCGTGGCACGCTCGCCGTCCGTGACGATCGGGCGCTTGATCAGCCGGCCGTTCGACGCGAGCAGCTCGAGAATGTCGTCCTCGCTCATCGTCGGAATTTTGTCTTTCAGGTTCATTTCCTTGTACACTTCGCCGGACGTGTTCAGCAGCTTCTTGACCGGAAGGCCGCTTCGGCGCAAAAATTCCTTCAGCTGCGCGGCCGTCGGCGGCGTTTCGAACAGATTGATTTTTTCGAGCTCGTGCCCTTTCGCTTCGAGCGATTTGACCGCTTCGCGGCACGTTCCGCATTTCGGATAAATGTAGGCGGTTAGCTTCATGGGGTTTCCTCCTCAATTTCGCGCAACGATGGTTCGCGCAACGATTCGATGAGCGCGGCGATGTCGGGGGCGAGCGGCGCCGCGTACAGCACG encodes:
- a CDS encoding aminotransferase class I/II-fold pyridoxal phosphate-dependent enzyme, translated to MIVQPSDRLRRLGSSIFSEIAEWKAEAVAAGFDIIDLGIGSPDKPPVEPVRRTLSEAALREDVYGYPTSEGSLAFRRAACDWLAHRFGIDIDPASEATVLMGSQDGLGHLALAVTNPGDLAIVPDPGYPIYGAGLVVAGVEAYPVPLRESNGFLIDFDAIPEDVARRAKLIVVNYPSNPLGAVADRSFYETLISFAKKYNILIVHDAAYSELAFDGYKPMSVLELPGAKDVAIEFHSVSKSFNLAGLRLAYAVGNAQAVQALRALKSNLDYGVFLAAQEAGIRAFAADLSNEGAKAAAVYESRRDVFVEAMREAGWHVPKPKATMFIWARIPEGWTSRQISQEICRRTGVVVVPGSEYGVEGEGYVRIGLVQEESKLLEAARRIGTFFREHGLTVSY
- a CDS encoding 5'-3' exonuclease, with protein sequence MSNSLLLVDGMAVLFRAYFASAYGGYVRKTKSGVPVNAIHGFVRYLFDAVRTYEPTHVAVCWDMSSRTFRTERYAAYKGNRPEAPDDLIPQFDLVKEVVEAMDVPNVGVLGYEADDCIGTIARKYGEEMDVLILTGDHDLLQLVTERVKVVMLKKGFGNYAVYDEALLYEEKQLKPAQVIDLKGLIGDSSDNYPGVKGIGEKTATKLLAEYGTIEGILENLESLSSSVRKKIEADLDMLHLSRELATIHCEVPLECDIDACRWAPDPERVGAKFEELEFRSLLKDIV
- a CDS encoding arsenate reductase family protein — its product is MKLTAYIYPKCGTCREAVKSLEAKGHELEKINLFETPPTAAQLKEFLRRSGLPVKKLLNTSGEVYKEMNLKDKIPTMSEDDILELLASNGRLIKRPIVTDGERATVGYKEEQFAEVWP